From Etheostoma cragini isolate CJK2018 chromosome 1, CSU_Ecrag_1.0, whole genome shotgun sequence, a single genomic window includes:
- the galns gene encoding N-acetylgalactosamine-6-sulfatase isoform X3 — translation MSTVTLTLFWAIICCTVTEKTSNVLSPNIIIMLMDDMGWGDLGVFGQPSKETPNLDAMAAQGMLLPNFYTANPLCSPSRAALLTGRLPVRNGFYTTNGHARNAYTPQEIVGGISKDEILIPQMLKKKGYVSKIVGKWHLGHRPQYLPLEKGFDEWFGAPDCHFGPYNSSVRPNIPVYNNSEMLGRYYEEFNIDKKSGESNLTQMYLLEGLDFILRQTEDQRPFFLYWAADATHAPVYASKHFLGKSQRGRYGDAVMELDYSVGQILSLLRNLAIENNTFVFFTSDNGAALVSGPKESGSNGPFLCGKQTTFEGGMREPAIAWWPGHIEGGTVNFQLANVMDLFTTSLAVAGISPPDDRTLDGLDLTPVLLNCSHTLQNRPIFYYRGNQLMAVRLGQYKAHYWTWSNSWEEFKNGINFCPGQDVQGVTTHDQKEHTLQPIIFHLGRDPGEKFPISSLFTTQLLSLCIHIHWDCSPPS, via the exons ATGTCTACTGTAACTCTAACTCTCTTTTGGGCAATAATATGTTGTACTGtgacagaaaaaacatcaaatgtttTATCTCCTAACATTATTATCATGCTCATGGATGAC ATGGGTTGGGGGGACTTGGGGGTCTTTGGTCAGCCCTCTAAAGAGACTCCCAACCTGGATGCCATGGCTGCTCAAGGCATGCTGCTTCCAAATTTCTACACTGCGAACCCACTCTGTTCTCCAT CCAGAGCTGCACTTCTCACCGGGAGGCTGCCTGTCAGAAACGGATTCTACACCACGAATGGCCACGCCAGAAACG CATACACACCACAGGAGATAGTGGGAGGAATCTCTAAGGATGAGATTTTGATACCCCAGATGCTGAAGAAAAAGGGCTATGTCAGCAAGATAGTTGGCAAGTG GCATCTGGGCCACAGGCCGCAGTACCTGCCTCTGGAGAAGGGTTTTGATGAATGGTTTGGTGCACCAGACTGCCACTTTGGCCCTTACAACAGCAGCGTCCGACCCAACATCCCTGTTTACAACAACTCTGAGATGCTTGGCAG ATACTATGAGGAGTTTAACATAGACAAGAAGTCTGGAGAGTCCAACCTTACGCAAATGTACTTGCTG GAAGGTCTTGACTTCATACTCCGTCAGACTGAGGACCAACGGCCGTTCTTCCTCTACTGGGCAGCCGACGCCACTCACGCCCCTGTCTATGCCTCCAAACACTTCCTAGGGAAGAGCCAACGTGGCCG gTATGGTGATGCAGTGATGGAGCTAGACTACAGCGTCGGTCAGATCTTGTCATTGCTGCGGAATCTGGCCATTGAAAATAATACCTTTGTCTTCTTCACTTCAGACAACGGAGCTGCTCTGGTGTCTGGCCCAAAAGAAA GCGGGAGCAATGGGCCATTCCTCTGCGGGAAGCAGACAACATTTGAAGGGGGCATGAGGGAGCCGGCCATTGCCTGGTGGCCTGGGCACATTGAAGGAGGCACG GTGAATTTCCAGCTAGCCAATGTgatggacctgttcaccaccaGTCTGGCTGTGGCCGGCATCAGCCCTCCTGATGACAGAACACTGGATGGACTGGACCTGACACCAGTCCTGCTAAACTGCTCACATACACTCCAAAACAG GCCGATCTTCTATTACCGTGGGAATCAGCTGATGGCCGTGAGGCTTGGACAATACAAGGCACACTACTGGACCTGGAGCAACTCATGGGAAGAGTTTAAAAAC GGCATCAACTTCTGTCCAGGTCAAGACGTCCAAGGTGTGACTACTCACGACCAAAAAGAGCACACACTGCAGCCAATCATCTTTCACCTGGGGCGGGATCCTGGGGAAAAGTTCCCCATCAG
- the galns gene encoding N-acetylgalactosamine-6-sulfatase isoform X4, whose product MSTVTLTLFWAIICCTVTEKTSNVLSPNIIIMLMDDMGWGDLGVFGQPSKETPNLDAMAAQGMLLPNFYTANPLCSPSRAALLTGRLPVRNGFYTTNGHARNAYTPQEIVGGISKDEILIPQMLKKKGYVSKIVGKWHLGHRPQYLPLEKGFDEWFGAPDCHFGPYNSSVRPNIPVYNNSEMLGRYYEEFNIDKKSGESNLTQMYLLEGLDFILRQTEDQRPFFLYWAADATHAPVYASKHFLGKSQRGRYGDAVMELDYSVGQILSLLRNLAIENNTFVFFTSDNGAALVSGPKESGSNGPFLCGKQTTFEGGMREPAIAWWPGHIEGGTVNFQLANVMDLFTTSLAVAGISPPDDRTLDGLDLTPVLLNCSHTLQNRPIFYYRGNQLMAVRLGQYKAHYWTWSNSWEEFKNGINFCPGQDVQGVTTHDQKEHTLQPIIFHLGRDPGEKFPISSSSHILLRPHLLFASCSNSFQF is encoded by the exons ATGTCTACTGTAACTCTAACTCTCTTTTGGGCAATAATATGTTGTACTGtgacagaaaaaacatcaaatgtttTATCTCCTAACATTATTATCATGCTCATGGATGAC ATGGGTTGGGGGGACTTGGGGGTCTTTGGTCAGCCCTCTAAAGAGACTCCCAACCTGGATGCCATGGCTGCTCAAGGCATGCTGCTTCCAAATTTCTACACTGCGAACCCACTCTGTTCTCCAT CCAGAGCTGCACTTCTCACCGGGAGGCTGCCTGTCAGAAACGGATTCTACACCACGAATGGCCACGCCAGAAACG CATACACACCACAGGAGATAGTGGGAGGAATCTCTAAGGATGAGATTTTGATACCCCAGATGCTGAAGAAAAAGGGCTATGTCAGCAAGATAGTTGGCAAGTG GCATCTGGGCCACAGGCCGCAGTACCTGCCTCTGGAGAAGGGTTTTGATGAATGGTTTGGTGCACCAGACTGCCACTTTGGCCCTTACAACAGCAGCGTCCGACCCAACATCCCTGTTTACAACAACTCTGAGATGCTTGGCAG ATACTATGAGGAGTTTAACATAGACAAGAAGTCTGGAGAGTCCAACCTTACGCAAATGTACTTGCTG GAAGGTCTTGACTTCATACTCCGTCAGACTGAGGACCAACGGCCGTTCTTCCTCTACTGGGCAGCCGACGCCACTCACGCCCCTGTCTATGCCTCCAAACACTTCCTAGGGAAGAGCCAACGTGGCCG gTATGGTGATGCAGTGATGGAGCTAGACTACAGCGTCGGTCAGATCTTGTCATTGCTGCGGAATCTGGCCATTGAAAATAATACCTTTGTCTTCTTCACTTCAGACAACGGAGCTGCTCTGGTGTCTGGCCCAAAAGAAA GCGGGAGCAATGGGCCATTCCTCTGCGGGAAGCAGACAACATTTGAAGGGGGCATGAGGGAGCCGGCCATTGCCTGGTGGCCTGGGCACATTGAAGGAGGCACG GTGAATTTCCAGCTAGCCAATGTgatggacctgttcaccaccaGTCTGGCTGTGGCCGGCATCAGCCCTCCTGATGACAGAACACTGGATGGACTGGACCTGACACCAGTCCTGCTAAACTGCTCACATACACTCCAAAACAG GCCGATCTTCTATTACCGTGGGAATCAGCTGATGGCCGTGAGGCTTGGACAATACAAGGCACACTACTGGACCTGGAGCAACTCATGGGAAGAGTTTAAAAAC GGCATCAACTTCTGTCCAGGTCAAGACGTCCAAGGTGTGACTACTCACGACCAAAAAGAGCACACACTGCAGCCAATCATCTTTCACCTGGGGCGGGATCCTGGGGAAAAGTTCCCCATCAG
- the trappc2l gene encoding trafficking protein particle complex subunit 2-like protein produces MAVCIAVIAKENYPLYIRSVPTQNELKFHYTVHTSLDVVEEKISAVGKSLGDQRELYLGLLYPTEDYKVYGYVTNSKVKFVIVVDSSNTSLRDNEIRSMFRKLHNSFTDVMCNPFHNPGDTIQSKAFDGIVSGMMVQTG; encoded by the exons ATGGCGGTGTGTATAGCAGTGATCGCAAAAGAG AACTACCCGCTGTATATCCGCAGTGTCCCCACTCAAAATGAGCTGAAGTTTCACTACACAGTACACACCTCTCTGGATGTGGTGGAGGAGAAGATTTCCGCAGTGGGCAAATCTTTGGGAGACCAGAGAGAGCTGTACCTGGGGCTGCTCTATCCCACTGAAGATTACAAAGT ATATGGGTATGTTACCAACTCCAAGGTGaaatttgttattgttgtggACTCATCAAATACATCATTACGGGACAATGAAATTAGAAGT atgttcagaaaattacacaaCTCCTTTACTGATGTAATGTGCAACCCATTCCACAACCCCGGGGACACCATTCAGTCCAA GGCCTTTGATGGCATCGTATCTGGAATGATGGTACAAACTGGCTGA
- the pabpn1l gene encoding embryonic polyadenylate-binding protein 2, translating into MAENLLEYGYLEGEVIGEHFAEEAELAAIKARVQELEMEEETERLKMEEERCDAVDMQLLTSSSRPGPFYNMTPEERIDADNRSVYVGNVDYGATADELEIHFNGCGPVNRVTILCDRFSGHPKGFAYIEFSDRDSVQSAIGLHETLFRGRVLKVMPKRTNMPGISTTDRGGHRGGHTRGRGRGYRPPRYQNGSRGRFRYQSTRPQHQTPHPYYGGPPVGKRPWGHMDFHEQMPKRYPCLLLITPPSEELGAGSSGQHYPQQR; encoded by the exons ATGGCGGAAAATCTACTGGAGTACGGCTACCTGGAGGGCGAGGTTATCGGAGAACATTTCGCCGAGGAAGCG GAGCTGGCGGCCATCAAGGCCAGAGTTCAGGAGCTGGAGATGGAAGAAGAGACGGAGAGActgaagatggaggaggagaggtgtgATGCTGTAGACATGCAGCTTCTGACCAGCAGCTCTCGGCCTG GACCCTTTTACAATATGACTCCCGAGGAGAGGATAGACGCAGACAACAGATCAGTCTATGTAGGAAAT GTAGACTACGGAGCTACAGCAGATGAGTTGGAGATCCATTTCAACGGCTGTGGTCCTGTCAACCGGGTTACGATCCTGTGTGACAGGTTCTCCGGCCATCCCAAGGG CTTTGCTTACATTGAGTTCTCTGATAGAGACTCTGTGCAGAGTGCTATTGGTTTGCATGAGACCTTGTTCAGAGGAAGAGTCCTTAAG GTAATGCCCAAGAGGACCAACATGCCAGGCATCAGCACCACAGACCGGGGAGGACACCGAGGTGGCCACACCAGAGGCAGAGGCCGTGGTTACCGTCCACCTCGATACCAAAACGGCTCTCGAGGTAGGTTCAGGTACCAGTCGACGAGGCCCCAACATCAAACGCCACACCCTTACTACGGAGGCCCCCCAGTGGGAAAGAGACCATGGGGACACATGGACTTCCACGAACAGATGCCTAAACGTTACCCATGTCTTCTTCTCATCACCCCACCGTCGGAGGAGTTGGGGGCAGGGTCGAGTGGACAGCACTACCCTCAACAGCGCTAG